One Caretta caretta isolate rCarCar2 chromosome 24, rCarCar1.hap1, whole genome shotgun sequence genomic region harbors:
- the ZNF428 gene encoding zinc finger protein 428, whose amino-acid sequence MMSETHKHTDVGGSEDVIFEEEDGTSTGVSTVQEEEDESEATSVSSGESRPSTPSANGYPGPRSKELRSAVSEPQQEVAAEEGDAGQGRLGSPQTPSPEWHECPECGRGFGTSRALKVHRSYHVGRKRPHTSSKPPPPRPAPPSAGDPEGRDARPVPPSPRAGAFHYICAECGLGFASPASLEAHRCEHGWRRSPPAPPRNKGPPAPPREANGARDTEGADGPYHCTECPGEFGLVADLHEHYMLHARGEL is encoded by the exons ATGATGTCTGAAACACACAAGCACACGGACGTGGGGGGGAGCGAGGACGTGATCttcgaggaggaggatgggacCTCAACTG GCGTCTCCACGgtgcaggaggaagaggatgaatCGGAAGCAACCTCAGTGTCCTCTGGAGAGAGCCGTCCATCCACACCCTCTGCCAATGGGTACCCAG GTCCCAGGAGCAAGGAGCTGAGGTCAGCAGTATCGGAGCCCCAGCAGGAGGTGGCGGCAGAGGAGGGGGATGCTGGCCAGGGTCGCTTGGGCTCCCCGCAGACCCCCAGCCCCGAGTGGCACGAATGCCCCGAGTGCGGGCGCGGCTTCGGCACCTCGCGGGCCCTGAAGGTCCATCGCAGCTACCACGTGGGCCGGAAGCGGCCGCACACCTCCTCCAAGccgcccccgccccggccggCCCCACCCTCTGCTGGGGACCCAGAGGGCCGTGATGCCAGGCCTGTGCCCCCCTCGCCCCGAGCTGGAGCCTTCCACTACATCTGCGCTGAATGTGGCCTGGGCTTCGCCTCGCCTGCCTCCCTGGAGGCTCACCGCTGTGAACATGGCTGGCGCCgcagccccccggcccctccccgcaACAAggggccccccgccccaccccgcgaGGCCAATGGCGCCCGGGACACCGAGGGGGCAGACGGACCTTACCACTGCACCGAGTGCCCGGGCGAGTTCGGCTTGGTGGCGGATTTGCATGAGCATTACATGCTGCATGCCCGAGGGGAGCTGTAG